A window of Candidatus Avedoeria danica genomic DNA:
GACATCTTCGTGGCGAACGATGGCGACCCGAACACACTGTGGCGGAACAACGGCGACGGCACATTCGTCGATGTGAGCGCGCGCTGGGGCGCGGCCGTTAGCGCGATGGGCGAGCCCGAAGCCGGCATGGGCGTCGTCGCGGACGATCTGAACGTCGATGGCAACATCGACCTCGTGATCACGCACCTCGTCGACGAGAAGACGACCTTCTACCGCAGCCTCGGCGCCGGCGCAGGGTTCATCGATGACAGCTTCGCCGCCGGTATTGGCACCCCTAGCCGGATGCTGACCGGCTGGGGGATCGCCGCGACCGACTTCGAGCTCGATGGCGATCTCGACATCTTCGTCGCCAACGGCCGCGTGCGGCGCGGTCAGGCCGTACTGCCCGGCGCCGTGCCACCGCCACCGCTCGACGAGATGGCCGAGCCCAAGCTGGCCTATGTGAACGACGGCAAGGGCCAGTTCACTGTGCTCGATTCGGCTGTGTGCGGCGCCTGCGGCTTGATCGAGGCCTCGCGTGGGCTCGTGCCTGGCGATATCGACGGCGACGGCGACCAGGATTTCCTGATCCTCAACCTAGGCAGCCCGGCCCGGCTGCTCGAGAACCGCGCGCCGCGCTCCGGCAAGTGGCTGGCCGTCCGTGCCACCGACCCCGCCCTCCACCGCGCCGCCCTCGGCGCCCGTGTTACCGTCCGCGCCGGCGGCGCGCGCAAGCGCGTACCGTCCGCTCGAGTGTGGGCTACGCCAGCGCCCAGGAGCCCATCGCCCACTTCGGCCTCGGCGATGTCGCCGCCGTTGAGTCGATCGAGGTCCGATGGCCTTCCGGCGAGGCTGAGACGTTTGCGCCAGCGTGCATCGACTGCACCCTCGAAGTCCGCCGTGGTGAAGGCACGGCCAAACCATGACCCAAGCCAAGTCGCCCAACCGTACGTCAGCTCGCCCCCGGAACGTCGCCGCCCCGCCCTCGCCCGAGACGACGATCGAGATCGGCGGCTGGAAGTTGGCCGTGTTCGGGGCGCTGATCGCCCTGGCACTTGTGGTTGGCCTTGCCATCAGGTTCGCCCGCTCGTCTGCCGGCGCTCGGATGCAGGCGCAGCTCATGCTCGTGTCGGTGCCGGTGCCCGAGCCCGCGGCACTCTTGGAAATGGAGCCCGACGTTCAGCACGCCATCGCCGCGGCCCGCGCCGCCGTCGAGGCCGACCGCGGCTCGGCTGTCGCCTGGCGCCACCTCGGCATGATCTACGATGCGCACAGCATCTGGCCGCTCGCGGTAACTGCGTATCAACGCGCATTGTCCATGGCGCCGACCGACGGCCAGACGGCTTACTATTTGGCCGTAGCGACCGAAATGTCCGACGCGCCGATCGATGACATCCTCGCCGCCTACAAGCATGCGATCGCGCTCGCGCCGACGTACGGCCCGGCGCGGCTCCGGCTCGGCGATGCCCTCATGCGTGTCGGGCGCCATGTCGAGGCGCGCGACGTGCTCATGCAGGCCGTGAACGTTTACCCGCCGGCGGAGTCGGCGCGCGCACGGCGCTCGCTCGGCCTGGCGCTGATCGCCCTGGGCGACGCCGACGGCGCAGTCGTGTCTCTCGAGGCCGCGACACGCATTCGGGACGACGATGCCAACACGTTCACGGCGCTGGCGCAAGCCTACAACCAGCTGAATCGAGGACAGGACGCTCGCCGCGCGACGGATCGGGCCGCGCAACTTCGAGAGTCGCTGGGCTACTTCGACAATTGGCGCAAGGCAGTGCTCGAGGAGGCCGTCAGTCGCAGCTTGGTCGAGACGCGGATCATGCAGAAGATGGAGGTAGGTGTGCCCGACCAGGCTCTGGCCGATGCGCTGCGCTGGGAAGCCAAGCATCCCGACTGGCAAAGTATCAAGGTGCTCATCGGCAACCTTCACCGAACGGCCGGCCGCGAGGACTTGGCGAAGCCGTACTTCGAGGCGGCGACGGCGCTCATCAAACAGGGCGGCAAGACGAAGTAGCCGCCGCGCTCGGCCCGGTCCGTGTCGGTCGGTCTCAAGGTCTGATCGCGTCCGCCGTCGCGAATTCGTCCGGTGACGGCGTCGGCCAGTCGAGGCGGACGGACTTGGCCACCGCATCCAGGTGGTCCAGGTTGGGCGTGAAGGCGTCCGACGGCAGGGCGTTGAGCCGCTCGACCGTTTTGGCAAGGTAGGCGGTATAGTCCTGCGCGAACGCTGCCGGATCGGCCATCGTGGCATCGGCAGCGATGGCTGCATCGTTGACCGTCACCGGGGCGATCATCGACACCCAGACGGCGTTGTTGCGGATCAGACCCTCGAATACGTAGACGAGGTCCTGATTGTTGATCGGGCGGATCGTACGGCCGAGCTGTGTGACCGCGCGGGCGCCCCTCCCCGAGCCAAGGCCGATACCGCGGAAGGTCAATTGCGCGACGAACTGCTCGCGCACGCCTGGCCGTGCGAAGATCGGCACGTAGGGGGCCTTCGGATCCCTTTCGAGGATGAATTTGAACATTTCCAGGAATCGCCGTTTGATCTGTGCGCCGGCCACGGGATCCACGGGGCCGCGCCGCACCTCGATCGTCGCGGCGGGGAGTCGACGGATCGGGTAGTCTATCAGCGTGAACCGCACACCGCCGGCCAGCGGCTGCACGATGTCGAGCTCGGCCGGCACCTCGATGGCCTCGACCGTGGCGCCCAGCGCGTCCGGCACGGCGATGTGGACGCCGGCGACGGAAACGGTGTGCGACGGGATCGCGGTACGGGTCGGGACGGGCGTCGGGCGGACCGTCGTAGATACGGGCGACGGGCCCGCCTTGCAGGCGCCAAGCGCAATGACCAGCGCCAAAGGCACCGCGCGGCGCCGCTGATCGGTCAAGCGGGCGAACATGGTGAGTCGACTCCTTCGTACGCTCGGTGGGCGGCAAGCGTGGCATCATAGCGCAGCGGAGCGGCAGCTTGGCACAGTGGGCTCTACGCGGCATGCGTTCGCCCTGGCGCAATTGGGCGTATCCATGACTGTGACTTGCGCGTTATACTGTTCCAGCCGCGGGCCTCGGTTGGTGCCGCCGGGCGGGTTCTTTTCTCTTACAGTCGGAGTTGGCCGAGGGTGCTCGGCGCTCGCAACCTGAACAGGAGTTCCCCAAATCATGAAGCGACTTATCGTCATCGGCGCGGCTGTGTTCGCGTTCGGGATGGTGGCCGGGACCGCGTCGGCCCAGGTTCGTCCTGCGCCCGTCGTCGGATACCTGTGTGAGACGTCGCGGTTCGACGAGAACGGCGACGGCCTGTTCGGCAAGAGCGACGTCATGGCATTCTACCGGCGCGCTCAGGCTTCCGGCTGCTGGGAAGCCGCGGCCGAGGGTGACTGCACCCAGTTCGACACGAACCAGGACGGCACCATCGATCTCAAGGACGTCCAGGCCCGCATCGACTACTTCGTGTCCTGCGTGAATCCGGTCGGTGTCGCTCGGATCCGTCCCCGCTAGGTCTCGCCCGGACGGCCTGCGCCGTCGGTGAGATCATCGTTGCGGACATTCGAATCGCGTTCGTGGAGGGGAGCTGGTGGCTGAGCCATCGCGCTCCCCTCTGTCGTCCCTGGGGCCGAACTCAGGATTTCGAACTGAGGATACCGTTGCGCGGCCGACCATTTGCCGCCAACGCGGAATGTCCGTACGGAGCAGGCCGTATCCTCTCATGACCTTCTCACGTTGCATAGTGGGCAGGAGAAGTCCCCGGCGGGCGTCCTGCCGTGTGGCAGTACCGAGTTTCGATTGGAATGCCGGGGTCTTATCGAGATGCGTGACTTACTCTTTCTTCGAGGAGGCAAGGGAATGACCAAGTCGGTTCTTGGACGCCTAACCCTGCCCGCTTTGGTCTTGGGGCTGGTAGTCAGCCTCTATGTGACCCAAGCAGGCACGGCATCTGCAGAGATCATCGGACCGCAGCAACCGTGCGGCACCAACATCTTCACGGCCGCCTACAACACCACGGGGGGCCCGACGGCAGACTTCGACGGATTTGGAGGACTCGCCTGCACTGAGAACCAGGGCTGGGTTTCTTCCTATCGGTCGTTCGACTTCAGCCTGACCACCGCTGGCCCACACCATTATTGCCAGCGTGTGTGGCGGCACCGGCGACTCCGAGCTCCGCATCTACCAGCGGGCCAACGGCGCGCCGAACCCGTTCACGCCGCCCCTCACCTGCCCGAACATGGTGGCCTACAACGACGACTTCTGCGGCAGCATGTCGCAGGCGACGACCACCACCGCGGTGCAAGGCGACTACACGGTCGAGGTCAACCCCTGGCTGAACCAGCAGGCTCCGACCACCGGGACCATGAGGGTCGAAGTTCCGACGTGCGTGTTCCCGCCGTACCCGTTCTTCGAGGAGATCCCGTACACGCTGACGAATCCGCTCGAGCTCTGCGCGACGGGTCGCGCGACGATCGCGCTCACGCTCACGAACTTGGGCGACGGCGCGCTCGACAACCTCGGCTCCGCCCATGAGTTCTACGTCGACGTCGTCGGCGCGGGTGGTCCGGCCGTGATCGTCGGGATCTCGTCGGGCAGCGGCGGCGGCGGCTCGGCTCCGGCCCTGCTGCCCAGCCCGAACTGCGAACTGCAGTCCGGCGCCTCGGTCCATGTGAGCATCCCGCCGGGTGGGACGGACACGGTCACGATCAGCGTGGCCTTCCCGCAGGGCCTGCCCGCCGGTCTGTCCGTGAACCGCTCGGTCTTCTACGACAACAACAACAGCGGCGGCTGTGACGACGGCGACGCTCGCTTCCAGTACTTTGACGAGCTGCCCGTCCTCCTGCCGTGCGCCGACACGGTCTGGCCGAACGATCAGCTCGGCAAGCAGGTCCACCTCCCGATCCTGAACTTCCAGGGCCAGGACGACGTCTGCGAGAGCTGGATCGAGGTTCAGAACCTGGGTTGCCGGAACGCCAAGGCGGCCCCTCGTGACCTGGGGCGAGCCGGGCTTCCGCCCGCCGCAGGCCGCCGGCCCCGCTGAAGGTGGAGTGCACCGGCCTCCTGAAGCCCGGCAGCGTGGAACCTCTACGGCGCGCAGGTCCCGACGGGCTCGAAGAGCGGTATCCTCTTCAAGCTGTCGGCCCGCCAGCTGTCCGAGGACGGCATCGACGTCATCCCCGAGGACGACATCACGGGCGACTACGTCTGCGAGGTCCTCTTCTTCAACGTCGTCGGTGACGCGGACGACTACCGCCGCTTCAAAGAAGGCCTACAAGCGAGGGCCTCGTGTTCGACGGCATCGACATGGTCCGCGCGTCCGGCGACGGCTACCTGGCCGTTGACGTGCACCGCAGCTGCCCGGGCGACGCGACGCCGGGTGCCAGACGTGACGAGCAAGTACAACGGCCTGGCCGGCTCGCACCTCGGCACGTACGACGAGGTCTACGGCGGCGCTACAGCTACTGCGTGCCGCTCGTGTACGCCAGCGCCGCCGGCTTCCAACACGATCATCTACATCCAGAACGGCGGCCTCATGTGCTCGTCGCTGGAGATCTGGTTCAAAGCCCGCGACGACTGCCTGCGCGCGACGATCTGCGACATCGCGACGCTGGCGCCGGGCGAGACCACCAGCTGGACGCGAACGACTGCGTCGGCCCCGGACTTCCAGGGCAGCGCGTGGATCCGCTCGACCCAGGTGATGGGCATCGCGGTGGACATCATCGGCGGCGACGTCCTGATGACCTACGTCGGCGAGCCGGGCGAGATCAACTACACGTTCGATCCGAACCAGTCGACGACGCGTGACGGCAACCAGGTCGCCTTTGGTCCGCTGATCTACAGCGAGTACCAGGGTTGGGACACGGGTGTCGGGTCCCAGAACCTGAGCGCGGTGTTCGCGGCCAAGGTGAAGATCTACTTCCTGGACCGCTCGGGCGACATCATCACGACGCTGGTGGACTGGGTCTGCCCGCGCGGCAGCCAGACCTTCTTCCTGCCGGTCGTCTTCGACCTGCCGGGCAACTGGGTCGGCAGCATGCGCGCCGAGAGCCAGGGTGGATCACGCCGGGTGGTCGAACGTCCTCGCGCCGAACATCGTCGGTGTGGCGACGCTCATCAAGTACAACGACGTGGCCCGCACGCAGAAGACCGAGGCGATCGCCTACAACCTTCTGCCCGAGCACAAGATCTATGACTGGCAGCTCGGCTCGGCCGGCGGCGGCCTGCACAGCGGTATCGGCTTGATCGCCATCCCGTCCGTGCTCCGCGACCTCGAGAACAGCGGCCTGACCACGGAGATCGCGATCGCGAACGTCGTCCCGAAGCCCGGCTTCACCGACCTCGTGATCTACTTCTACGACCAGAACGGCCTGCTGGACTACATCTGCCAGAAGCTCAACGAGAAGCAGGTCGAGTACATCGACCTCCAAACGTGGGGCTACATCAACGACGGCTTCAAGGGCTCGGCCATCATCAGCGCCTGGTTCTGGGAGCACGACGTCTTCGACGGCCGCGGCTTCTTCCTGCGCAACCTCGTCGGCCTCGGTGCCGTCTCGATCGAGCGCAAGGGTACCCACGGTGGTGAGGATGTTCCGGGCGACGAGGCTCCGGGCAGCCGCGGCATCCCGTTCGCCTTCACGTACGACGAAGAGGGCGAGCCGCTCTTCGATTACTGCTTCATGGGCCCCGTGCCCCTCTGCCCGGGCTTCCCGGACAACCGCGTCGGTCCTGGCGACTGCGCGGCGACGGGCACTGGTGCTGCCACGATCGAGATCCCGGGC
This region includes:
- a CDS encoding ASPIC/UnbV domain-containing protein encodes the protein MGYASAQEPIAHFGLGDVAAVESIEVRWPSGEAETFAPACIDCTLEVRRGEGTAKP
- a CDS encoding tetratricopeptide repeat protein, which translates into the protein MTQAKSPNRTSARPRNVAAPPSPETTIEIGGWKLAVFGALIALALVVGLAIRFARSSAGARMQAQLMLVSVPVPEPAALLEMEPDVQHAIAAARAAVEADRGSAVAWRHLGMIYDAHSIWPLAVTAYQRALSMAPTDGQTAYYLAVATEMSDAPIDDILAAYKHAIALAPTYGPARLRLGDALMRVGRHVEARDVLMQAVNVYPPAESARARRSLGLALIALGDADGAVVSLEAATRIRDDDANTFTALAQAYNQLNRGQDARRATDRAAQLRESLGYFDNWRKAVLEEAVSRSLVETRIMQKMEVGVPDQALADALRWEAKHPDWQSIKVLIGNLHRTAGREDLAKPYFEAATALIKQGGKTK